In the genome of Pagrus major chromosome 17, Pma_NU_1.0, the window TCATCTGATTATGCAAGCACAACTTATCTTTATTGCAGTTATTTTTATCACATAAACTGCCAATTCCATAAAACATAATGTAGATGCATACTTGTATCTCTTTTGCACGCAAGTCTGAATATCTCATTGACTCATGATGACGCCAAAGCAGGtgtccctcttcctcctcctcctcttcttctgctctttgGGAACTCGCAGATGAAAAACATGGTGGCCTCACACTCCACATGAGCCCATGATCCAGTGCTGAGCAGCTCCACGCAGGTGGAGTTTGTGGTGGCAGAAAGTAGCTCCTCCTCTGGGCTCCAGGATGAAAACGCCTGCAGAGGGCTGGAGTCTGCATAAACATAACTGCTTGTTCCATCCTGATCACAAAGAATATAAGagataaatgattaaaaacacttcaaaatagATCTTCATCGTTTAACCAGGTTTCAGGAGAATTTGGTCCTAGAGACTCATCCTGCTTTAGAAAACAGTAGCAAAGAggacaaaaaactgaaacaggCTTGGAGACCACTTACTGTGTCCTTGCTTTGAGCCTGCACTCCTATATAAACTCTTGTCAGTCCTGCCTCACCGACATAGTCTGCCATCAGTTGGTTTGTGTTGCTGGTTTTTGGCATGGCCAGGGTGCCTCCTCTTAGCTTGCAGTTCATTGAAGCCTCTCTGAACCTCTTtgactccttcaccagcaggtAGTACCTCTCTTCTGTTTCCTTCAGCCCCAAGATGACTGCACAGGGCAGGGTTACAGGTTAAAGGTCATTAGGAGTTAGGGCAGCAAATACACAAAGCAAATATTAAAGcaaatatttaaacaaactacactgcacacatttttttttttccccagcccCTCAAACAGTCCACTGCTGCCACTTAACACACTATAGTGTGTCATGAACCACAGATATCACACCATTCAGTACTCACCATTCTTCACAAACTTGACAGCATTCCTCAGCTTGCCTACATTGATGTCCAGCTGTCCAACCACCTTCCTGTACCTGCCACAGTCACATGTTGTGCCTGGAGAATTAAACAAGGGCCAGCACATGATTTGAGTGTGAGCAggaggtaataacacaaaatcACCTTCCTGCACTATgactgggggg includes:
- the colec10 gene encoding collectin-10, with product MMGLLVLCVFAAVFNYVSASTEVCTNTLLPGAKGDQGEIGEEGDQGKLGKGGPAGLPGVPGETGLKGEMGHTGKMGPVGDKGDIGDTGLEGPSGLKGHTGTTCDCGRYRKVVGQLDINVGKLRNAVKFVKNVILGLKETEERYYLLVKESKRFREASMNCKLRGGTLAMPKTSNTNQLMADYVGEAGLTRVYIGVQAQSKDTDGTSSYVYADSSPLQAFSSWSPEEELLSATTNSTCVELLSTGSWAHVECEATMFFICEFPKSRRRGGGGRGTPALASS